The DNA segment ctGATTTTAATTAATGGGTTTTATTTCTTTCCACTCTAAAAATCTCTTGTTCCTACTAAACTATAATCCTAGCTTCAAAAATAAACCATTGACCTAAGTCAGCTATGATATAAATGATCTGTGTATAGGATGGGTATCAAAAATTGAAACTTAAGCACttacatttttcctttttttagttaatactatttcaattaaaatttgcaaataatttcataaaaagaACTAAAAGCAtatataatttgaattaaaaattacataactgAAAGAACAGGATGAAATTATGTAAATTGACTTACCCCTGATGGTTACAACAAAGATTATTATAGAAAAAAACTAAAAGCTCTAAAATGCACATAGTTTACTTTGCTCTCACATCAAAAATCGACGTTTGATTTTCTGCAATTCTGCAGATTCTACACAACATTTCAAAGCCAATTCAAATATGGATGATACACATTGCACAATCTTGTCAATTTCTCCttgaaaatccttcaataaattgACATCTATCACTTCATCAAGAGTGGATGGAAGAGAGAGTTCTATCCATCTCTTGAAGCTCAAATCTCCTCCAAACATATCATCACTAGGCCTCTTTCCGGTAAAAGTTTCGATCAACATAACACCGTAGCTATACACGTCACACCTTGTCGAAACGAGCCCTTCTAAACCTTACTctgaaacaaaacaaaaataccATGATCCATCAAGCATGTAATATAATCATTATACTATATTATAAATACATTCACCTGGAGCAATGTAACCTAATGTTGCTAACGTTTCGGTTAGCACCATACTGTCTTCGTTGCCTAGCAGCTTTGCTATCCCAAAGTCGCTCACATGGCTTCATCTAAAAGCACATTACTAGGCCTCAAGTCGCTGTGAACAATAGGCGTCGAATAGCCATGGTGAAGATACTCCAAAGCAGATGCAACGTCGATCATTATATTCAATCTTTCCGTGAAGTTCAAGCAATGATTGTCAGAATGTAACCATTTCTCAAGGCTCCCATTGGGCATATATTCAAGTACTAAGGCTCTGAACTCGTCGTTGGAACAACAACTTATGACACTGGTCAGACACCTGTGTCGAATGTCACCAAGTATCTCACATTCAACGCTGAATCTCATTGAAATGCCTTCCAATCGCATGTTGAACACCTTGGCAGCGACAACCTTCCCACTGCTAAGAATCCCTTTGTAGACAGAGCAAGAACTCCCGGTGCCAAGCAAGTTCCTTTCACTGAACTGATCAGTTGCTTGCAGCAGTTCATAGTAAGGGATTCTTTCCGACATAATGGGTATTTCCTCATCAACTTCTTCACTAGTCTCATCTTTCCTTTTGTATCTGATAAATATTATCAAACCCAAAGAAGCAATTGAAATGAAGGCCACAAATCCAAAAGCAATGAATGAAGCTGGTTTCACCCTCTTCCACTTTGATTTGTGAGAAGAAGCTGCAGGACAAATTCGGACATGGAACCTCGGATGTCCACACAATGCTGCATTGCCCTCAAAAGAATCCATAGTGAAGTTCATGAAAGAACCACCACTAGGAATTTCTCCGCTCAAGGTATTGAAAGAGACATTAAAATACTCGAGGTGTTGCAGTGCTTCCAAAAACTTTGGAATTGAACCGGAGAGATTGTTTTGCGACAAGTCAAGAGCTGCCAAGTTAATCATGTGACCTATGGAAACTGGAATAGAACCTTCCAGTTTGTTATTGGCCAAAGAAAGAAATCCCAATTCTTGCAATTCTCCAATAGTGATGGGAATAGAGCCTGACAACTTGTTCATTGATAGGTCTATATAGATTGCTGCTCCTAAGTTGCTTATCTCTTGAGGCAAAATCCCACTCAACGAATTCAAGGACATATTTAGAGTAATCACATCTTTTAATCCCCATAAGCTTGATGGTATGGTTCCATTCAACATGttggagttgagaaaaatctcTCTTAAAGAAGAGACATTTCCCAAACATGTAGGAATTCGATGTGAAAGTTGATTGTGGTTAAGATGTATAGAATAGAGGTCGTGTAATAGAGATGGGGATGTTACCAGATAATTTGTTGAAGGACAAACGCAATGACACCAAGCTGCTCAAGTTGCCTATTTCAGCCGGAATGCTGCCACTGACTTGGCAGTGTGCGGCGTAAAAATATTGGATGGAAGAGATAGATTCCCTACAGAAGGTGGGATAACGCCGTAAAGAGGATTATCCGAAATAGATAAATGAGTTAAAGACTTGCAGTTTGACAATGAAGTAATGAAGCTTAGTGGTGAAGAGGAGGGTTCATTTGTGAATTGTTGCTGAAGAGGTGGAGTTGTTGAAGAGATCTTAAGTTGCCGATGACGGTAGGTATATGACCAGTCCACTGAGTTTGTTTTCATAAAGTGAGATCTGTGTGAGTTGAGAGCAGTTAGATATGGAGTTGGGTATAGGATCAAAGATGGAATTATTGCCAAGATAAAGTTGGTTAAGATTGGGAGAGGAATGGCATATATTGGTTGGAAGAACTCCAGACAGATCATTGAAAACTATTGAAATATTTTCGAGTGTTGAAATGTTAAAGAGCTCAGGTGGAATAGAACCACTCAAGTTGTTTAAAGATGATTGTAAGTCTTTCAATTGGTGAAGTTGGCCTAATTCAGAAGGAATAATCCCTGCAAAGCGGAAGAAGAGCAATAATATAATAGATATAAACGAAAAACGATCAAAGGATAAACGACTTCAAGGAGGCCAACACTTACTCTAGCTATTTATAGACTCCAACTTTAATAAAACTGTTAGTTGGTATTGTTACCTGTGAAGTAGTTTTCGGAGAGGTCGAAGGTGGTTAGCATTGTAAGATTCCCGACATCCCTTGAAAGGCTTCCGGTGAATTTATTGCGCCATATATGTAAGTGTTGCAGTGAAGAAGACATATTCATGAAAATATTTGAAGGAAATGAACCCCAAATCTGATTTGATCCAACACCAAAATAAACCAGGTTTTGGAGATTGCCAATCTCATGAGGTAGTGTACCTGTCATGTCAAGTAGTTATGACTCTTCAATGTTCAGATAGACCATACACTTAAAATGTCAATCAACAGTACATACCATTCAAACGATTACGACTTAGGCGTAAACCCTGAAGAGATGCTAAGTAGCCGATCTCCAAAGGTATCTGCCCACTGAAAGAGTTGGAATAGAGATCCAACATCCCAAGTCGTGAACACTGGGAAATATTTGTCGGAATCACACCACTCAGTTCATTTTCAGAAAGATAAATCCCTGCAATAAATGGAAGATAACTGCACATGTCTGTCGGAAGACTTCCACTCAGTTTGTTGATTGTCAAGGCCAAAATTCCCAGGTTCGAAATGTTGAATATCTCTGCTGGTATATCACCCCATAAATGATTTGCTTGAATTGACAGAGCTTGTAGATTTTGAAGCCTCCCCAACTCTTTTGGAACTTCTCCACTCAAAGAATTAAAACTTAACTTAAGAATCTGCAGGTTCGTTAGGTTTGAGAGGGATTTTGGGATGGAACCGGTGAAGTTGTTGAGTCGGAGAGATATGAACTTCAAGCGATGGAGGAGACAGTGTCGGAACCACACAGCGGGGGCTTTCCCGGCACCAGACCTCAAATCACCCTTATACCGCCGTGCTCCGACCGATTTCCGCCCCGGCGCCGCTGAGCGAGCCCTGACTCTGTCTCGGCTGTAAATCCTGAAATTGAaattggggaagaagaagaaaaggttAGTTTATTAGTTTTGGgctatttattttatattttgggcTACCTTTTTCTTTTGGGCCTTTTAACTTAATAAACTAAGTAGTAATAATATCAGCCCTAGCCCCTAAGCCCTTACTCAATTAGCCCAAATTCTCTCACCTTGAGATTTGCAGACAACGCACAGCAGCTTGTCACCGCTGCTAGAGTTCTTCAGCGGTTCCGTTCAGCCGTGCCTTTCGTGATTCAGGATTTCAGGTAAGAATTGAATCAATAGATGGTCAACGGGCAATGTATATAGACTTGGTACGCAATTTAGAACTTAGTAGCAGTGGCTTAGTGCATCAGctcatctcatttctcaaattTCAAGACTCAATTTTCAATTCTCATAtttaatgttttattttctttaaatgtAATTAAACTTTGTAGTAGTAGTCTCATGTTTCTATGTAATACTCCTtcgcgtcccaagttatttgcactctttccatttttagtaaaaattatcacctacagccgcaattgttggctttgctatacactcattccttaatctccgtgccaaaaaggaaatgtgcgagtagtccgggacggagggagtattttttttccttaatacttttaaattcaatttgtgTACAGATTGCAGTAGGAAACAAGAATTaggaaattttatttatattatgatTTGTGCAAATAGTATGCTTGTATCTTTATTATTgtatgaatatatattatataacaCTAAGAAATCTTATTCTTATTGATTGTAGCTATACATCGGTATTTTTCCAAAAGACCAAAGAACTATTCAACAACTACAAGTGCTTCAAATGACAGTAGTATTTCAATTTCGAATCCGATCATGAACCAGAGAGAATTAATGTTGCAAGGATTAATTTTGTATTGTTAGGTTCTTATTTACTTACTCAAGAGATGGAGaatctgtcacgcccgcatttcctaaggataggaagtacggtggaccgcgactaggggaggaacaaggaagcggggaagaaaggggagaacaagattatttgacccaaaaacatttattaaaagaagttcacttcaaaacattgtactaaggttaaagtaaacagagtttaaataaaaacattgtatcggattacaaagcagcggaaaagaccaagagacagatgatgccgggtatggcgacacgacaccatccaaaagacaaAGTAAAACACTgatttggctttcactgctcaacatccgtcatccccatcgccgctcaacctgcacattaagaaaacaacatgcagggctgagtacttgttgcactcagtggacacacgccaaaaacatggtttgtcatgccataacagtgtaacattggggttttgagtgtaatgaaaatcgcccaagtacacaaaaatatatttcataaactcgactgcgcagtcattttcagatattgccacccttatccccaccatcatacactatctgatccaacggtgacaaggggcgtggccacaccccaggtcatctagaccggccaacttgctctcagatggctcccggtctcgtgtacactagcctgagggttcgcaacccaacagacccgaattcgattaaatatatgtggtaaaccacttcagataggtttcaaatcaaaacagttggcaagacaagcaattcacctccataaacatttccggaacgaagtccgtattaaagataacccacataaaatagtagggtagaaaagcccacctcgattgcttagcttttaaaatagttcccttcaaccacactttcctcgtaaaagatcaccctttttgaaagataaataaatcatgattagagtcagggtagacgatgtttaacgacaatgcatgattcctacttggatgacttcaacatctagcacgttacacgtatacacacttaacaacatctcataagccaatcacacaaaaacacacgcccgaaaacacaccccgcacgcacccgacacgcatacgacgtacccaaaacgcgcacacgacacacacacaacactcatactcctggcatacccttactgtgcaacggctcacttggctcggaaaaggttcggaaaaaaagctcggaaaaaggatcggcgtctcggcctggctcggtgtctcggccgcctggctcggcacctcggccggctgtctcggccgcctggctcggtgtctcggccgcctggctcggcacctcggccgaccgtctcggccgcctggctcggcacctcggccgaccgtcttggccgcctggctcggcacctcggccgaccgtctcggccgcctggctcggcacctcggccgcctggctcggcacctcggccgaccgtctcggccgcctggctcggcacctgtctcggcacatggctcggccctggctcggcacggctcggcacctgtctcggcacatggctcggcacctggctcggcactggctcggcgtctgtctcggcgtctggctcggcactggctcgaTCATGTGTACACCCGTTTTccccaaccaacgattctcaaaccctatacgacaaccacaccacacattctacatcccaaaacacacccaaacacctgggatcaacCCTTCAACACTCTCCACcacactgccctaggccgaaccctaaaactctcggccaacacacacgaaaccctcgaaccaaacgctgattcctccgagccatctcttggccaaacacacccacagaCTTCACAAAAACGAAGCACTCAGACACACCCCCATTGCACACACATACATCACCCAGAACACACAactcgcagaactgcgcagtttacttgcgaaaatcataataaaatcatacgacctccaaagaagctgaaatttacacaccacacccaagacacatccaagtttatacagttaaaatttcgtatcAAAAGGAGATCTTTTGCTCAGTcgaaaaggggtcggaacccactgtcagttatcaccgaaaacatgttcaacacaaacacatagccacaaatcctATTCGACATCTAAACCAtccaaaaacgtcctacatgcatgtttttcgaaATTATCATGAGTTAGGGTAtcgggttacctttcccggatagttcaacgtaaTTCACACGCTTTACTTCttcttccgactccgattcacaacgagaGTGCGTAACACCTTGAATAATCCACCAttcgatgagagggagtgaaagaaaaagatgagaaccgagagggagaaaggAGAGAAGCTTACCGATGAGAGAACCCttcgagagagatgagagattgagtgatgagggagggagagattgagagagagtaGATAGCCACGGTTGTGAGGAGTGGGaggaggttgagaaattagtgggagagggggggggggtttTCGAAAAAACAGAGGAAGAGGGAGAGGAAAAAAAGAATttagttaattaggattttaattcatgATTTATTAATTATCCCAATTATAAAATGCCTAGGTAAATTATATCCCATCcacaacaataaaaaaaaatcaattaagattttccacaccatgttttaaacaagaaaaCACAAAAAGATCAAccattaattaaaagaataaaaattcaaaaaaaaacataagcaTATTTTTTTCGGATGTTACAGAATCGTTTCCTAGAAATGAATACGGAATTGCTTACTTGCATGAATTGCCTTAGTCCAAAAAACTCATTTGCTAGCTTCAATGTGGACAAGTTGGTTCGTCTTGCAGAACTTTATCCGGCTGACTTCTCTATTGAATGTATGTCTCTTCCATATCAACTTAAAACTTATATCAGTGATATAGTTGATAAAGTTGAGTTCTCCAacattgaagatttgggaaaTTTAGCAAAGATGTTGGTTTCTACCTCAAGAGATAAAGCTTTCCCGTTGGTGTACCGTTTGATTGAGTTGACACTGATCCTCTCAGTTGCAACAGCTTCTGTCGAGAGAGTATTTTCTTCCATGAAACTTATTAAGACAGATTTGCGCAATAGAATGGGAGACGAATGGATGAATGATATCATGGTGGTATACATTGAGAggggaattttcaaaaaaattggaAATAAGACTATTCTTCGGCGATTTCAAGACATGTCGACTCGTCGAAAACAGTTATCATCTAGTGTGTCGTATAAGTTGAACAGACattacatgtaaaattaaatattttaactgAGAAAACAGATAACACGAGAAGGAAATGTTTCTGTTAAGTCTCTTTAGATGATGACAGGGATTTCTAACACCTGAGGGATGGCTCCACTGAGAAGGTTGGATTTGAAGTCGAGGGAGACGAGGAACGAGAGGTGTCCGAGCTGTGGTGGAATGGTGCCAGAGAGACTCATGTGGGATAGATTCAAGGCAGCAACTCTGGTGGCGCGAGCTGCAAGTGACGCCAATCCAGCTGCAGACAGAGCTCGAATTGGTCCAGTTTCTTGAAACTACAGCAGAGGGATCAGAGGTGATGTGTTGTTTTAGTGAAAGGAGAGCAGTTTGATCAGTGGAAAGGCTCATAGCTATTTTGGCAAAACAAGGTAGTTTATGAAAGATTATGGTGGTCAGGAATGCATATGCAATCATGCAACAGAACTTTTTCTCCATAGCTGCAAATTGATATCTGTTATTCTAGTACAACTGCAATGATTATAGATTATAAGGTTGTGTTGATGAATTTTCCTTAATCTTAGATCCAAATAGACGTCACCATGGTTCGGGAACCGACatttcacggttcggaaccgccggttccggttcaagatcctgaaccggcccgtcgtacgttggacggttccggttcctgaaccgtgaaccggcggttcacgtcaaggtccggaaccgccggttcggcggttcatgtttatttttatttttattttttttgttaaaattgtaattcaagtaaaaaatgtaaatatacttgcataaataaaatttgaataatgcaatgtacaaatgcaattttattgatacaaatttcaactatattacaaattacaactttaaaattacaaattacaacttaaaatgtacaaattacaactttaaaattataaattacaaaagacttaaagtcttgattacaaattacatattcgaaacaaatgggagaaaaaagaaataaaggaaaaggacttgagctcaacttaaatttaaaatttaagttgagatgcctacatATTCTCAATggtcaattgcattttggaatcaaagtccacgtagttctcttaccttgcttacctatttggcttgatcgaaGGAATTGGCCTactcttcgtcggggaagtagtcttggtcgggttgtactacttgattgtcccaatccggttcttggtctctaatttcggcagAGCActaatcatcaagtaacatggtggcttccatgttttgcccggtgagtctacttcttctgtcaTCCAAGACGTTgtctccaacactaaaggcggactcgacggtgACAGTGGAAGCcagaaccgaaaagatctcattggccattgatgcaaggatgggaaaatctttctcgtgtgatccccaacaatctaggacgtcgatttgttggggaacgggacctccttcttcatcattgaaagaaaagtgtgagtcaaaatataaatctaactcacttgccgaatttgccgaccttcctccgctgctgtagccgtataggtccgccaattgggattgggtgtcggggtcatcaacttagAAGAAGCcaagttatgtgtttgacggggggtctaggtctcacttggtgggtactgttgtacttagcttcgtaatcgtgaaagagagcccgcaaatcgaactcaaaacttctttgcagggttgagaggtgggggaggtttatttggaatgttagGGCTAGGTTTGTGTTgttgtcgtcgtcctcgtcattcgattgcaaagctcggagtggttcaagattaATAGAAgtcaaattgttgtaataaaattctaaaatttttaaagtaccaactagtctccattttggatccaaaacttttgcaATCAAAAAAACCGTTGgaatctcattgaaatacttaagccatttttcaatcatataatataaaacacacattaattcaggattatttacggaatttttcattgcagtttgaaaatcaagtgatatatacatgcaatgttctaaaacacgaacggatgtgcaataatacacacccgataactcaacggtggcatttctaaaacctttgaataatttaaataaacgcatgctttgatcccaacaagaagaggttagatataaatcatctacagggaaagttctataaaaatcaaccaaatattttGTATGATCTAATGTAGAATGaaacatatcatatgtagagttccatctagtagacacatccaa comes from the Salvia splendens isolate huo1 unplaced genomic scaffold, SspV2 ctg41, whole genome shotgun sequence genome and includes:
- the LOC121790090 gene encoding probable LRR receptor-like serine/threonine-protein kinase At3g47570 → MLNGTIPSSLWGLKDVITLNMSLNSLSGILPQEISNLGAAIYIDLSMNKLSGSIPITIGELQELGFLSLANNKLEGSIPVSIGHMINLAALDLSQNNLSGSIPKFLEALQHLEYFNVSFNTLSGEIPSGGSFMNFTMDSFEGNAALCGHPRFHVRICPAASSHKSKWKRVKPASFIAFGFVAFISIASLGLIIFIRYKRKDETSEEVDEEIPIMSERIPYYELLQATDQFSERNLLGTGSSCSVYKGILSSGKVVAAKVFNMRLEGISMRFSVECEILGDIRHRCLTSVISCCSNDEFRALVLEYMPNGSLEKWLHSDNHCLNFTERLNIMIDVASALEYLHHGYSTPIVHSDLRPSNVLLDEAM
- the LOC121790088 gene encoding uncharacterized protein LOC121790088; this translates as MNTELLTCMNCLSPKNSFASFNVDKLVRLAELYPADFSIECMSLPYQLKTYISDIVDKVEFSNIEDLGNLAKMLVSTSRDKAFPLVYRLIELTLILSVATASVERVFSSMKLIKTDLRNRMGDEWMNDIMVVYIERGIFKKIGNKTILRRFQDMSTRRKQLSSSVSYKLNRHYMLDLKSRETRNERCPSCGGMVPERLMWDRFKAATLVARAASDANPAADRARIGPVS
- the LOC121790091 gene encoding LRR receptor-like serine/threonine-protein kinase ERL2; the protein is MCSYLPFIAGIYLSENELSGVIPTNISQCSRLGMLDLYSNSFSGQIPLEIGYLASLQGLRLSRNRLNGTLPHEIGNLQNLVYFGVGSNQIWGSFPSNIFMNMSSSLQHLHIWRNKFTGSLSRDVGNLTMLTTFDLSENYFTGIIPSELGQLHQLKDLQSSLNNLSGSIPPELFNISTLENISIVFNDLSGVLPTNICHSSPNLNQLYLGNNSIFDPIPNSISNCSQLTQISLYENKLSGLVIYLPSSAT